In one Hymenobacter sp. DG25B genomic region, the following are encoded:
- a CDS encoding YdcF family protein — protein MFFVLSKVLDWALMPALWLVLLLLAAVLDRRALWRRRWRLAALAIAIIGTNLALANAALLAWELPPVPLSRIAPHDAGILLTGIANGKKSPHDRVYLSEGADRLLHTLWLYRAGRIRYIIISGGSGALQGSQRTEAAELAILLRLAAVPTANILIEDRSRNTRENALFTRELLQAHPDIKSLVLITSAFHQRRALGCFEKAGLHPTAFPAGFLTRDPSPTPDYWLVPNAQALERWTTLLHEVAGYLIYKLMGYC, from the coding sequence ATGTTCTTCGTGCTTTCCAAAGTGCTGGATTGGGCCCTGATGCCGGCCCTCTGGCTTGTTCTGCTCCTGCTGGCGGCCGTGCTGGACCGCCGGGCCCTCTGGCGCCGCCGCTGGCGGCTGGCGGCACTGGCCATTGCTATTATCGGTACCAACCTGGCCCTGGCCAACGCGGCCCTGCTGGCCTGGGAACTGCCGCCGGTGCCCCTGAGCCGCATTGCCCCCCACGATGCCGGCATACTGCTCACGGGCATTGCCAACGGAAAAAAGTCGCCCCACGACCGGGTGTATCTGAGCGAAGGCGCCGACCGCCTCCTGCATACGCTGTGGCTGTACCGGGCTGGTCGTATCCGCTACATTATTATTTCCGGCGGCTCGGGCGCCCTGCAGGGCAGCCAGCGAACCGAAGCTGCCGAACTGGCCATTCTGCTCCGGCTGGCTGCCGTGCCCACGGCCAACATCCTGATAGAAGACCGCAGCCGCAATACCCGCGAAAATGCCCTGTTCACGCGGGAGCTGCTACAGGCCCACCCCGATATTAAATCCTTGGTGCTAATCACCTCTGCCTTTCATCAACGCCGGGCTCTGGGCTGCTTTGAGAAAGCCGGGTTGCACCCCACCGCCTTTCCGGCCGGCTTCCTCACCCGGGACCCCAGCCCTACGCCTGATTACTGGCTGGTACCCAATGCCCAAGCCCTGGAGCGCTGGACCACCTTGCTGCATGAAGTAGCCGGTTACCTCATTTATAAGCTGATGGGTTACTGCTGA
- a CDS encoding thioredoxin family protein, which yields MRILDTHDEVLRRLTHERQKVFAKFTSDNCPTCEQLTKPFIRLSDDPAFENILFVRLNSEENPVAKQMMQEKVAPFFVSYCQGQLLECDTLFTEEEVKNMILRLRHYMPKAS from the coding sequence ATGCGTATACTGGATACCCATGATGAGGTCCTCCGCCGTCTGACCCACGAAAGGCAGAAGGTTTTTGCCAAGTTTACTTCCGATAATTGTCCTACCTGCGAGCAGCTGACCAAGCCTTTCATCCGTTTATCCGATGATCCGGCTTTTGAAAATATCCTGTTTGTGCGGCTGAACTCGGAAGAAAACCCGGTAGCCAAACAAATGATGCAGGAGAAAGTAGCCCCATTCTTCGTGTCCTACTGCCAGGGTCAGCTATTGGAGTGCGACACGCTGTTTACCGAAGAAGAAGTGAAGAACATGATTCTGCGGCTGCGCCACTATATGCCTAAAGCATCGTAA